The following proteins are co-located in the Manihot esculenta cultivar AM560-2 chromosome 7, M.esculenta_v8, whole genome shotgun sequence genome:
- the LOC110607502 gene encoding F-box/kelch-repeat protein At3g23880, producing the protein MSLFPEIIEDILLRLPVKSLVRFKSASKTLYSLISESRFVNLQAKRASNNPKILLFSVSGTCQSFDYETPFGNTCAFVNLNIPRKVLKQVELGVDVIGSCSGLVCIGSSFDHKLVIWNPCTGTHLVIPYPSDSFTYYSYGFGYDPSSECFKIVLVSLEERTIFQIFSSKSSSWRSLCCPYGSTYILVNYIGDSSAPLLNGALHWLSYSKPQLPSTFLRACEISSEFIALDLAKEKFQKLPMPQSIPNHRLVLGELGGCLSLLLSSSMDKVEIWVMKEYGVEASWSKLLNVFETEYGSIYDFWPLYLCRSREVVGLQDGMKLKRWNIQDGKLVDTFNICEELCEAFKYRAVVYAENLISPTDFNEMN; encoded by the exons ATGTCTCTTTTTCCAGAGATCATTGAAGATATCCTTCTACGACTGCCTGTTAAATCTCTTGTGCGATTCAAAAGTGCTTCCAAAACATTGTATTCTTTAATCTCCGAAAGTCGTTTTGTTAATCTGCAAGCAAAACGAGCCTCCAACAACCCGAAAATCCTTTTATTTTCAGTCTCTGGTACGTGTCAATCCTTTGACTATGAAACACCATTCGGCAATACTTGTGCATTCGTTAATCTTAACATTCCAAGGAAAGTACTAAAACAGGTTGAGTTAGGGGTCGACGTGATTGGCTCATGCAGTGGACTGGTTTGTATAGGCAGTAGCTTCGATCATAAGCTCGTAATCTGGAACCCATGCACTGGTACCCATCTGGTAATACCTTATCCTAGTGATTCATTCACTTATTATTCCTATGGCTTTGGCTATGATCCATCCTCTGAATGTTTTAAGATTGTTTTGGTCTCCCTTGAAGAGAGAAcaatatttcaaattttctcATCAAAATCAAGCTCGTGGAGAAGCTTGTGCTGCCCTTATGGAAGCACATATATTTTGGTTAATTATATAGGTGACTCATCTGCCCCTCTTTTGAATGGAGCCCTCCATTGGCTTTCTTACTCAAAACCCCAACTTCCATCAACTTTCCTGCGTGCTTGTGAGATTTCCAGTGAATTCATTGCTTTGGATTTAGCAAAGGAAAAATTCCAGAAGCTGCCAATGCCTCAGAGTATTCCAAATCACCGTCTTGTACTAGGAGAGCTCGGGGGATGCCTTAGTTTATTGCTTTCTTCATCTATGGATAAAGTAGAGATATGGGTGATGAAAGAATATGGCGTCGAGGCATCATGGAGTAAACTGCTTAATGTCTTTGAAACTGAATATGGCAGTATTTACGATTTTTGGCCACTCTACTTGTGCAGAAGCAGAGAAGTCGTAGGATTGCAGGATGGGATGAAATTGAAGAGGTGGAACATCCAAGACGGGAAGCTAGTTGATACCTTCAATATCTGTGAAGAACTTTGCGAAGCTTTCAAGTACAGAGCTGTTGTTTATGCGGAAAATCTAATTTCCCCGACCGATTTCAATG AGATGAATTAA